Proteins encoded by one window of Candidatus Neomarinimicrobiota bacterium:
- a CDS encoding alkaline phosphatase family protein: MTPHFFKTELAIFSVLFTIGCGNVGKQDSGHQTLETEAIFSPRSYDHLGDRTSVKIGFGSCLDQDKSMAIFDEVKAAAPDMFLMIGDNVYGDTPSGELSRMESAYAKQKENFAAMSPDFPVEAIWDDHDYGINDGGIDYSHKEETEKMFFDFWEIPEDDVRRTRPGLYREQRLDLGGKTVQLLYLDTRYFRGPLDHTDEEGAAGKERYLASNDTTRSILGSAQWLWLQDKLQAPADYRLIVSSIQFLAAGHGWECWRMLPHEVDRFVSLLDQYSVDNMLFLTGDRHRGGLYQLTTPAGNKIYEITSSPLNADTFPVEEDGPLRLGATYPDSNFGLITIDTVLNTMLVELKDGDGENVNSLTVKLGS; encoded by the coding sequence ATGACACCACATTTTTTTAAAACAGAGCTTGCCATTTTTTCCGTTCTTTTTACTATCGGTTGTGGCAACGTTGGAAAACAGGATTCCGGCCATCAGACTTTAGAGACGGAGGCAATTTTCTCTCCTCGCTCTTATGATCACCTGGGTGACCGCACATCGGTAAAGATCGGTTTTGGCTCCTGCTTGGACCAGGACAAGTCCATGGCCATTTTTGATGAAGTAAAGGCTGCGGCACCGGATATGTTTCTCATGATCGGCGATAACGTTTACGGAGATACTCCCAGCGGTGAGCTTAGCAGGATGGAGAGTGCCTACGCCAAACAGAAAGAGAATTTCGCAGCTATGAGTCCCGACTTTCCCGTGGAAGCGATCTGGGATGATCACGACTATGGCATTAATGACGGCGGCATAGATTATTCCCACAAGGAGGAGACGGAAAAAATGTTCTTCGATTTCTGGGAGATCCCGGAAGATGACGTCCGGCGGACTCGGCCCGGTCTATACAGGGAACAGCGGCTGGATCTGGGCGGGAAAACAGTACAGCTTCTTTACCTGGACACCCGATATTTCCGGGGACCGCTGGATCACACTGATGAAGAAGGGGCAGCCGGAAAGGAACGGTACCTTGCCTCAAACGACACGACCCGATCCATACTTGGTTCTGCTCAGTGGCTCTGGCTGCAGGACAAGCTACAGGCACCAGCCGATTATCGACTTATCGTATCCTCCATACAGTTCCTTGCCGCCGGCCATGGCTGGGAGTGCTGGAGAATGTTACCCCACGAAGTGGACAGGTTTGTGTCTCTCCTGGATCAGTACAGCGTGGACAATATGCTTTTTCTCACCGGTGACCGCCACAGGGGCGGGCTGTACCAATTGACCACGCCAGCCGGGAACAAAATATACGAGATCACCTCTAGCCCCTTGAATGCTGATACATTTCCTGTGGAAGAGGACGGTCCCCTTCGCCTGGGCGCCACCTACCCGGACAGTAATTTCGGTCTTATCACCATCGATACAGTCCTGAACACCATGCTGGTGGAACTGAAAGATGGGGATGGCGAAAATGTCAATTCCCTGACCGTAAAACTCGGCTCTTAG